The DNA segment AAAGATGTAAAGGCTCATGTAGAGGAGAGAAATAAAAAGATATCTGACGAAGAAGAAAAGATAGAGGCGGAGGTAAAGTTCAAAGAAGAGGCTACGCTCAAGACCGAGGAGATGGCAAAAAAGTTGGGCGTAACGCCGGACGAGATATCTATAACTTCTACCGACGCCGTAAAGCTCGGTAAAGACGCCTCAACCAGCTACGACCTGGGAGCTATGTATAAGCAGATGGGGCTTAAGGACGAGGCAAGGAACGAATTCTTGAAGGCCCACAAGGCCTATCAGAGGCTTCTTGTGAATGGTGCGCTTGATGATAGTTCGCGCGCGATATTTGAAGAGCTCGACATTATGTTCACAGACAGAACAAAAGAAGAGCCTAAGGTAAGACCGGAACCTAAACCAAAACCGGAGGTAAAGATCAGGGCCAAGGCGGCGCAAGGATCAGAGGAAAAGCCTCCCTCAAAAAAGAAGATATCGTTCATCTAATTTATGGACTACCTAGATTTTTACGGGCTCGACCAGGAACCTTTCTCAATGATGCCCCTCAACCGTTTTTATTATCACAGCGAGCAGCACGACCGCGCTCTTGAAAAGCTTCAGTACGCCGTTTCCACAATGAAGGGGCTTGCAGTGCTTATAGGCGATCTTGGCACGGGAAAGACCACGCTAGCCAGGCGGCTTTTAGAGAGCTTTCCCGAAGATGAGTACGAGGCGTCGCTCCTTGTAATAGTCCACTCCGATATAGATTCAACATGGCTCATCAAGCGCGTAGCAATGCAACTTGGCGTTGCCGAGCCGGCGAACGACAAAGTTGAGATACTGGGCCAGCTTTTCAAAAGGCTTGTAGAGATCGCGGACGCCAACAAAAAGGCGGTCATCTTGATAGACGAAGCGCAGATGTTAAAGAACCCGCAATTAATGGAAGAGTTCAGGGGTCTTTTGAACCTGGAGTTGCCTGACAAGAAGCTTCTGTCTTTCGTATTCTTTGGTCTGCCGGAGCTCGACGAATGTCTGAAGAGCGACCCGCCTCTTGCCCAAAGGGTCGCCGTGAAGCATAGGCTTGAACCATTCAAACCGGAGACGACCATGGCATATATGCATCATAGGCTATCATTGGCCGGCGTTGACGACCCGATCTTTACGGACGATGCGTGTTACCATGTCCATGAGCACTCAAAGGGCGTGCCAAGGCTCATAAATGTTCTCTGCGACAATTCCCTTTTTGAAGGTTATATAAGAAAACAAAAGCACATCGGCACCGAAATCATTGAAACCGTCTCAGGAGATCTTGGAATCTAAGGGGCGTTCGTTACCGCCGGTTCGTCTTCGGCCCTGTTCCTGTAAAATACGAAGCTGGGCCTTCCGTCACTAAGCAATGCGATAGACGGATGAATGAGCACCTGAACAGGTTTGAAAGCAGGATAGCTCTCGTCCCCCGGACCGCATTCATAGGGAAGATAAGCGAGCCCGAGTTTGAGCGTTTCCGCAAGACATTCCGTCTGACCGGCCGTTGGTGTCCTGAACGCAAATGCACCGTTCGTCGGGTCTGCGGCATCGATTCCGAATATCTTTGCCGCAGTAAGAACGGTCTGGTCGTAGGCTACAAGATATTCGTTCTGCGTAAAGTTATCCCTCGAGGCCGATGCCAAATATAATTTGTTGCTCTCGTTCTCGGGGTCAACCGGTGAGAACTGGTAAGTACCGCTGCTTTCGGCGGTGATCACGGCATCCCAGTGAGAAGCCGGAGAGTTCGAATCCCAGACGTTCTCATCTACTATGAAAAGACTGAAAGGCTGTCCGGCATCGATCAGATCGACCCTGTTCTTTACTACATATGCCAAGGCGTTCCCGGTGGGGCTGTCGCTCGAGAGCCCTACTGACCAGTCGGCAACTTGAGCCTCGCTATAGATCTGCCCTATTGCCTCACCCATAAGTATCTGAATGAGGCTCTGCGGTGGGACTATAACTTTATATCTGTCTTCGCCTTCAACGCCATCCACAAAATATCTGATTATTGTCGTCCCTACTTTTTGGGGGGATATCCTTGCCCCGCTCCCGGACATATAATCATCAAACCCCTCGCGAACGACAAGGACTATATTGTCGTTATTCGTCTCAAAAGTGAGGCTATGATCGCTAAAATCGACGACATTCTCCTCATCGTCGTAGACAACAAGTTCGTCCCGTCCTCGCGCGACCCCTCCGAGAGCCACAGAATAGGTAGATGTTGCCTCTACTGCATCATCCGCGGATTCCGAACTATCGCTGTCGTTCGAATCGAACCATTTTGTTGGGTTC comes from the Deltaproteobacteria bacterium CG11_big_fil_rev_8_21_14_0_20_49_13 genome and includes:
- a CDS encoding AAA family ATPase, with protein sequence MDYLDFYGLDQEPFSMMPLNRFYYHSEQHDRALEKLQYAVSTMKGLAVLIGDLGTGKTTLARRLLESFPEDEYEASLLVIVHSDIDSTWLIKRVAMQLGVAEPANDKVEILGQLFKRLVEIADANKKAVILIDEAQMLKNPQLMEEFRGLLNLELPDKKLLSFVFFGLPELDECLKSDPPLAQRVAVKHRLEPFKPETTMAYMHHRLSLAGVDDPIFTDDACYHVHEHSKGVPRLINVLCDNSLFEGYIRKQKHIGTEIIETVSGDLGI